In a single window of the Lynx canadensis isolate LIC74 chromosome E2, mLynCan4.pri.v2, whole genome shotgun sequence genome:
- the LOC115502172 gene encoding SIGLEC family-like protein 1 yields MPEGRDFAGRLPHVTSGWSDVAPTRLLYSSCSLEKTLQCNCSFHGIPTPSVQWLMEGVPVDVNSTDNIFQVTSTVIGPWTNSTISLIGEPEIVMSLRCEGKNQYGTHTSSIFLLPDKRSVYSVFMKGLIQGIVYGSIASALFFFFLVLLADVDK; encoded by the exons ATGCCTGAGGGGCGGGACTTTGCGGGGCGCCTTCCCCACGTGACCTCTGGCTGGTCGGACGTTG CACCCACTAGGCTGCTCTATTCATCTTGCTCCTTGGAGAAGACTCTACAGTGCAACTGTTCCTTCCATGGGATCCCTACACCCTCTGTGCAGTGGTTGATGGAAGGTGTTCCTGTGGATGTGAACAGCACAGACAACATCTTCCAGGTGACTTCCACCGTAATTGGCCCCTGGACCAACAGCACCATCAGCCTCATAGGGGAGCCAGAAATAGTCATGAGTCTCCGCTGTGAGGGGAAGAACCAGTATGGAACCCATACTTCAAGCATCTTCCTCCTACCAG ATAAACGTTCAGTTTACAGTGTGTTCATGAAGGGGCTGATCCAAGGCATTGTGTATGGATCCATTGCATCGGCActgttcttcttcttccttgTCCTCCTTGC GGACGTAGACAAGTGA